DNA sequence from the Drosophila sechellia strain sech25 chromosome 3L, ASM438219v1, whole genome shotgun sequence genome:
CAACCAACGAGACTGATAAGAAGTACGCGTTCGGAGAGCTGAGAACAAGTTAAATAGGCGCCGTGGAGAGCCACCAGTTCAGTTGGCCAGCGACCGCAGATCAAAACAGACGTACGACAACACAGATGAATGAGTAAGAGTGCAAGAAACAAGTTAGCACACGATAGCACTCAACGGTCAGCGATCTTTGGCATCTTCATCTACACCTGCAATCTCGTCGGAGGTCAGAGGCGCTTTTAGGCATCGGAATCCGAGGCGGAATCATTTCAAGGGCACGTCTCTTGCGTCTACCCAATCTCAATCTGATTCACTGAGCGGGGCTTCTCTACCATAATCACCTGTAAACAGGTGAGTTACCCGTTTTTCGCCAAGCAGACGGCTGTTTCGCACGCCTGCCGAACGATTTTGGTGACGTCAATGAGAACTGGGTACTCGTGTGGCCTAATTCCGTGTGTTTTCCCCTTTCGCCACTTAGGATGGCCCCACCCACGGTTCTGGTCACCGGAGGAGCCGGCTACATTGGCTCCCACACGGTTCTGGAGATGCTCAATGCGGGCTACAACGTCATCTGCGTGGACAACCTGTGCAATGCCTACAGCAGCGGGGCCAAGCTGCCGGAGGCCCTCAGCCGGGTGCAGGAAATCACCGGCAAGAAGGTCAACTTCTATAGAGTGGACATCACGGACAGGGAGCAGGTGCGCTCCGTCTTCCAGGAGGTGAGCACACGTAGCATTACATAGCTGGCACGTCAGCAGTTCGGAGATTCTGGGGCAAATGTGCCAACTGGATACCATTCAATCAAGCTTATCTGGCATGTGCGCTATCAGCTTTTCTTGTTCGCGcttgttttgttgtttgctcAAGTGGTGCGGCACTTCCGACGAACCGCCGCGCTGATCGACCCTGAATGAAAGAGCCACTTGGCGAGGTCGCATTCGAGTTGGTGCGCtggcatccacatccacatccgtaGCAGCTCCCGGGCACGTACACTGCAATCGAGATGGTCGGGAGCCCAGATTGCAGTGTTTACATCAACTGATAACCAAGAGAATTCGCTTATTCGAGCAGGTTTTCACGCATTCTTGAGATGTTTGATCAAAGGGGGTTTTTTGCCGtgtatataaacaaagcgtttatttacatttgatGGACATTATTTAAATGCACATTGTTGCCCAAATAGCcatgaaatattttagttttttatacGCAAACTTTAAGCTGATACTTTAATgttttccatatttttattCAACCATAAGTGCACACAGCTTTGTGCTTACGCGCACTGATTACTGAATAGATTGATTGAGCAATATTTGTTATGGTGGAATTTTACCTAATCAGCACTATCACagctatttataaaaaaattaattgctATTAATCACCTTGAAAGCAATGTGATACTATCATTTAATTGCTATTAAATTCTGCACTGCGTTTATAGGAGGCAATATCCTTGTGATCACTGAAGAGATGGTTATTGCAGCTTTGGAATTCCCAACTAATGTATATTTACATCACTTTCAGCACAAAATCGACATGGTGGCCCACTTTGCCGCCCTGAAGGCCGTGGGCGAGTCCTGCCGCATCCCTCTGCAGTACTACCACAACAACATGACCGGCACCAATGTCCTGCTGGAGGCGATGGCCGACAACAATGTCTTCAAGTTCGTGTACAGCTCCAGCGCGACCGTCTACGGCGAGCCAAAGTTCTTGCCTGTGACCGAGGAGCATCCCACGGGCAACTGCACATCGCCCTACGGCAAGACCAAATATTTCACCGAGGAGATTCTCAAGGATCTGTGCAAGTCTGACAAGGTACGATGTCATTTTTTGATGCCCATAAGTTCTGTACTAAGGAATTCGGTCTTTCAGCGTTGGGCAGTGGTTTCGCTGCGGTACTTTAACCCGGTGGGTGCCCACATCAGTGGACGGATTGGCGAGGATCCGAACGGCGAGCCCAACAACCTGATGCCCTACATCGCACAGGTGGCCGTGGGTCGACGTCCCAGCCTAAGTGTTTACGGCAGCGACTTTCCCACGCACGACGGCACCGGGGTGCGCGATTACATCCACATCGTGGACCTGGCCGAGGGCCACGTGAAGGCGCTGGACAAGCTGCGCAACATCGCGGAGACGGGCTTCTTCGCCTACAATTTGGGCACCGGCGTGGGCTACTCGGTGCTGGACATGGTGAAGGCGTTTGAGAAGGCCTCCGGCAAGAAGGTCAACTACACGTTGGTGGACCGACGGTCCGGGGATGTGGCCACTTGCTATGCGGACGCCAGTTTGGCGGATCAGAAGCTGGGCTGGAAGGCCGAGCGTGGCATCGACAAGATGTGCGAGGACACGTGGCGCTGGCAGAGCCAGAACCCCAACGGGTATGCCAACAAGTAGAGCTGTACATCGCCTCGTTCCTGCCGCTCCGCAAGTTCCTGAGTTACTACGCCTGATAATGGCTCAGGTAGCAATTTCTATTTGCCTCTAGTTGTGTATATTTCTTTCCAAATTTCGTGTAGTATTCGCGCACTTCGATGTGTGCAAGTGTGCGTATGTAATCCAAAGTACTTTGTAATTAAAAAGGCTTTTCGCTGTTGTCATGTAATTTTGTGCTCACTTACGCGTTTGGTGACCGCTGGCATCATTGACGCGTGCCAATTGGCGCAATCGCGTAATTAAGGTCACCGAAAAGGTGGCACTGGGAGATTTTACTTGGCATTAGGGAAAATATTTGCCTGAGTAAACAGTCAACTGCATCAACCATTTGTCGGATCTCAATCAAAAATGGATTCAGTTCGTTCCAGTACGTGCACACA
Encoded proteins:
- the LOC6610200 gene encoding UDP-glucose 4-epimerase: MAPPTVLVTGGAGYIGSHTVLEMLNAGYNVICVDNLCNAYSSGAKLPEALSRVQEITGKKVNFYRVDITDREQVRSVFQEHKIDMVAHFAALKAVGESCRIPLQYYHNNMTGTNVLLEAMADNNVFKFVYSSSATVYGEPKFLPVTEEHPTGNCTSPYGKTKYFTEEILKDLCKSDKRWAVVSLRYFNPVGAHISGRIGEDPNGEPNNLMPYIAQVAVGRRPSLSVYGSDFPTHDGTGVRDYIHIVDLAEGHVKALDKLRNIAETGFFAYNLGTGVGYSVLDMVKAFEKASGKKVNYTLVDRRSGDVATCYADASLADQKLGWKAERGIDKMCEDTWRWQSQNPNGYANK